The nucleotide window GCCTCACAATGTCCTTTTACCTGCCaccacccctctctcctctgcccgcCTGTCAAGCTGATTTaagtgtattttctatttctactgCACCctgattttcctttccctttgcccatgccccctcccccaagctgGGGTAAGTATTCACAAATACCCGATACCCAATGTTTCCATAGGATGCTCTGATGCCCCTTTCAAATCCTCCCAAGCTTACTTAAGCATCTCTTGGATTTTCATAGCACCCTATGATGTCCTCTTTCTTGTCCCAACCCCACGGCAGGTCACATTAGCTTTTCTATATTTTCGTGGCACCCCACGCTCATCCCTACTACAGCACTTACCACACTGCCAGTTTACATATTTGTCTCTCCCATGTAACCTAGGACATTCTTTAGTACTGAGGGCTGTGTGCTAAGGAACATTTTCAGAATGTACACTGGTGCTTCACACATACCTGGTGGTCAATAAATGAACAAGGTGTCCTCATCATTATGCTTTTATTTCCCCCCCTATATTTTGCAGTAACTAAGCAAAGTCATGGTAGTTTTAGGTCTTCTTTACACAACAGCACACACAAAGGTTTTCAGAAAAGTCAGATGTAaatgcttccccccaccctcctttcaCATTTTACTGGTTATTACAGTTTCAAAGAACAGCCTAGTCAGTGATATAAAATAGGCACCACAGCACAGAATATAATGGAAAGACTTCATTTTATAACAATAGCAAAAGTGTTATACTAAATTTCAGTgacaggaaaaaggagaaaaatatctttcttcAAATATCTTAAACATATTGTGACCTTAATCAacactatattaaaattaataaaactttacAATATCTAAAGCAAACGCTCTATTTTGCAGTTAAACTAGTATCACTGATCACAAATACTAAACACAGTGTACCCCCTTCACCATAATATTGAACTGAGAACCCAGGTGATGTACTCCTTGGGGTACCCATGAAGCTCTTTACAGCACCTGTCCCCTAAGGGTCTGCACCAGTTTTCCCTAAGGGGCAGAGTAACCTCCAGCACCTGAATTGAGGATAGCCTCAACTTCTGCATCATCATCTGAATCCCAATCGTAATTACAAGGCCAGTCCTTGGAGCATCGGTTACGCACCCTTGCCACAAAATGCATGACTTTCAGCTTGCTGGATTCCACGTGTGCTCGAGGTCCCCAGAAGAATTCATACTCTACGGGACTGCTACGGGGCACCGGCTTATAAATCAGGTACCCTCTGCGCACAAACTCTTCTGTGACAACCTTCTTTGGATCGCCAAAGATGCTGTGTTGCCGGCCAGGCTGCATCCCCAACTTCCCCAGCACTTTCCAGACCAGAGCC belongs to Phyllostomus discolor isolate MPI-MPIP mPhyDis1 chromosome X, mPhyDis1.pri.v3, whole genome shotgun sequence and includes:
- the MAGEH1 gene encoding melanoma-associated antigen H1, with protein sequence MPRGRKSRRRRNARAAEENRNNRKIQASEASETPMAASVVPSTPEDDLSGPEENPSTPEEASTTPEEPSSMAEAQKTSVARSNFQGTKKSLLMSILALIFIMGNSAKEALVWKVLGKLGMQPGRQHSIFGDPKKVVTEEFVRRGYLIYKPVPRSSPVEYEFFWGPRAHVESSKLKVMHFVARVRNRCSKDWPCNYDWDSDDDAEVEAILNSGAGGYSAP